The Candidatus Eisenbacteria bacterium genome includes the window TCATCTCACTTATCCATCTATTGATACTGGCAAGAGTAGTCCGCAAATCATATTCTCTAATCTCATCTGAAACAAGCATAAGGACAGAAAAGAAGCGAATGCAGATAATTAGCAGACTTTCACTGTTTTGTAACTCGAACTGGCCGCCGCGACAATGGTTAAGCCAGAAGTAGCATGAAAACATCGTTTTGTCATCAGAGCAGCAAAAGTAATAGGAATAAATGTCACAAATGACCTCGCCAAGTAAATACTGCGTGTCCTTTGCACGCTGGTGCCTAATTGCTAAGCGCGGAGCTACAGGAGGGCGTGAGGCTCCTAATTCGCTTTCTCTTTGCCAGAGACGCGTGCTAGCTAGGTTTAGGTCAATTAGTCCACGTACAGCCCATTCGTCTCTCAGCAACGAATGCGCAAGTTCATGACCAAACTGTAGCCATCCCTCGGGCTGCAATAGATCCAAGTGATTAAGGCGGATTATGGGCGATCTTAGTCCACTAAAACATTCGGGCGGATCGACTCCCTGTATAATGGGCAGGGCATATATATCCTTCATTTCCGATGCATGCAACATGGCATTGACAAAACCCGTGACTGCGCAAAGCAGATCCTGATAGGCACCTTTGAACTCAATTGACAACTCCGTAACATCTGCCGTTGCATATGTGCGTTCGTATGAGTTCTTCATCGAGTGCCCAACACGGTCAACAAACTTGCTAAGCCGCCTGCACAGGAAGCCGCGCTGTGATCGCGTTATATTCTCTGTCACTGCAGCAAAGCGAAGCAGTCGAAATGTCTCTCTAAACATTGGTATATAGTCTAGAAACAAATCAAAAAGAAGTGGGTCTTCAATACACATATCAAGCATTGATGTAAGATGAAGTATTTCAGTAATGACAGCCTTCGGAAACCCAAGATCCGCTTTTAGTAGTTTCTTTATCTCACTTTGGCGGTCAGAAAGCTTTAATAATTCTAAGGCACGATAAACCTCTCGGTGTACAAGTGGTCGTTGAATTTTCTTGATGCCAGCCCTTAAAAGAAGCTCAAGGGTAACGGGTGCCGCAAGCTCGGTAATTGAGTGATAGGTGTTATATTTTGGCAGTTTGCCTGGATTTGGATTGTCCAGCAGCCGTCTGTTCATCTTGCCATAAAGCTGCAGAAACTCTTGTGTACTATAGCATCCTAGGATTTGCCCAGTTGACAAATCCTTTCGCCCGAATGTTGCCCAATAAAGAAATGAATCTGGGTCGTCATCAAAGTGCAAACTTGAGGTTTCTTCAAGGACCCTTATGGTGTGTCCCGGTTTAGTTGTAATGGATGATGTTGCGGCAACCTTGTCATAGGATGGGGTTTGATTCTTCCTTGGAGAAGGGCTCTCTCTTTCGCTATTATAAGAGTTCCAGGTCTGGCCACAAATGGTCTGGGTAGTGGCAATCAAATGCCCCGTCATTAGATTCTCGGTGTCCCCATAAAAGGGCTCTATCGACTTGAAGTCTTGCTCAGTTGCCGACAATCCAAGATCATCAAATCGAGTTGATCTTACTAGCTCTATAAAGGTGGCAATCGAGGCGAATGACTTCGCATGAATTAAGAGGGTCAATTCATTCCAACCCAGAGATTCTAAAATCAGGACTCTCATGTCCTTGGTATTCATATCTCCGCAGCATTGGATAATACTTCCGATAGTGCGATATAAGAGTTTGTTCCCAAATGCGATGCGCAGCAGCGCATTAAGTTTGATTTGTAATATACCAATTAGCGGAAATGACGTATAAATTGGCGCCTCTGGGGAATAGAATTCCTTTGGATCCAAAATGAGCCTTGCATGGCCCGAGTGATCATCTCTTACTGTTAAATCTGGGATAGCGTGGACAAGCAATTGTTCAGCTGTAATACTATCACACTTTCCAAGATGCGAGGCGACCTCGAAATCATCGATTAGGGTGATCAGACCAACATCAAAGGGACCCCACAAGGAGAAGACATGCGCTCGGTAAAGCCAATCGGCAAGCCCCTCTTCATCTTGTCCCTCCTTTACCCGATGATATTTCGATATGGTATCTCTTAGCCGTAGATTGTAGTTATCTAGTATTCCGCCGCGTTCCGCAATTCTCTTGACTGCCTCCCGATCCCTTCCATGGCGAGTAGCGAAGAGGCTGACTAACAACCCATAGTCAACATGCTTACACTTACTTTCCCCAATTCCCAATCTCTTTGCCTCCCGATGCTTCAAGAACCTTGATGTCAGATCACTCCACCCAATCCCTTGAAATGTATTACCTAAATAGGCTATTGGGCAACCCCCAAAATATAGTCAAACACGACAGCAGAATGCAATATCAATCGCCCCTTGTCGGCCCCAGCTGATTCCCTTTTGCGCGGACGACATGAGACGAAAATCGTAGGATCTGGAAACGTCGCCGCCAAATTTCTCACACCGGGAATCCAACGATTCGCTCCTAATGAACTGCCTCCCATTCGTGCCAGGAAATAGGGTGGTGAACTCAGTTCCCCGCTCTTCTAATCTAATCTCGTCTTACTCAAGCACGCCAGGCCCATGTGATGGCCTAAAACCGCCTTAATTCCCTCGCAATATCGCTTGCAAGATTCATATACTTTGCAGTATTTGAGCCAGTTGATGCAAGCAAAAGCCGAGTCCAAAGCCAAATTTATGTCGGTTACTTCGTGTCCTTTCCCTCAGACGAAACGTGAATGCCTGAGGGTGATGGTATTTGTCTCGATACTATTGCAAAGCTAAGCGCGAGGAGACCAACGACGGCATTTTGTATTGACCAGAAACTGGACCAAAGTACAGCAGCAAACCTCATTAATTCCCCCTCTGTTGCCACCGGGATCGACCATTATACTACCCTTTCTCGCAGCCGTTCTAGCCCTCCGCACTTCCTTCTGGCACATAACGGTTATTCCTATAAATCTTGAGCCAACTGATTATAAATCCTTTCGATCTCGGTGGCATAATGCCTGGCAATATCCTCGTTATGCATAAAAAACACATTCTCATCGTTGTAGCGATTGGCATCATCCGTGTAGTTGAAGCTGCAACTAATCGCCACCTTCTTGTCAATCACCATCATCTTTGTGATGAAGCTTACCTGCCTTATCGAACCCTTGGACAACTGGCACCTTGTGCAGCTTCGCCCCCTTGGCAAGCAACGCTGGATGCGGTGAGTAGTCGTGGGCCGCCTGCGCCCTATCAAGAACCCCCAGAACCTCAACGCCTTTCTCCCTGGCCGCCAGCAAGGCATCATCAATCGTTGATGATCCCGAGGGGGTGAAGCTTGCAAAATGGTTTAATTTCGTCTTGCCTGTGGTCCAAAATAGACCTGAAAACCGTCGGCCTCAAAGTCCATAGCCCACCCCTTAGCAGCCCCGTAATGCAATATGTGCCATTACATCAACTGCCACACGCGTGGACATAGACTATTCTGGCAAAGCGAATTTCAGGTCAGGGAAGCAGAGAATATTGGGCCGCACCATACCACAATTCAAGCACCTGCGTCCCGGCCCAGAGGCATTGTAATCGAGTCATGCAGGGATTGTCAATTGGTTGCCACAATTATTTGTATCTGGAAAGAACTGGGGTACCAGTTGCCCGGCCCAGTGTAGAACGATCCCCCCCGCCGACCTCGACGGGTCCTGTGGTATCTCCGCTTCAATGTTAGGAGACGGGGAGATTATGGCATGGATTGAGGTGGATTTAAAAGGGTGCCCGATCTGATCCTGATGCCGTGCCCTCATCCGAGCCCGGTTTTTGTGAATCGGCGGAAGGAGAATCGGGGGATGGTGCTGGAGGCGTTGCGGGAGGTTGCTGAGAAGTTGGGCTGAGCGCCCCACCCTCCCTGGCCGCCCCTGCCGCAGGCGGGTTGGGGCCAGGAGCGAATCGGGCCCGTATGGGTGAGCGGCTTCTACCGGAATCAGTGGCCAGATTGGACGGGAATACGCAGGTCTACCGAGGATTTCCCTTGCGGTAGCCGGGGGATGTCTCGGCGACCTTTGGCAGTGGCTCAGCCCCCTGTGACACCGCAAATGCATCCGGCCAGCCGCCGTGCTTCTCGATGACAACGTCGATCTCCCTCATCAAGCGAATCGTTTCGGAAAGGGCGACTATAATCTTCTGGTAATGTATAATATCGTCTTTGGAAAGCGTACGACCCTTGCGGTCCTTGAGCCACTTATTGCAGACCTGGTAGCCGCCGATGTGGAAGTTCCACACCTCCTCGCGCACGCCCTTGAAGCCGGTGGTCTGTGCCCTATCCAGCCAAACGGTGTTCGTGGACCAGGACACCTTTTCGACCTCGGGTGCGTGCCCGCCGAGATACTCGGCAATCTGCCGGTCGAGCTTCGGAGATTCGAGCAGATGCAGAGCAACGAGTTCACCGCCAAGCCCCCCCAGCGCGCGGAAGAGTTCCTGACTACCTGTCAACGGCAATCGTGGAAACTCAGTCTTTAAAGACGCCGCGTAACGATGCCGGTAGCCGGGACTGTGAAACACTGCATAGGCGTAGTGCAATATGTCTTCCGGGGTGACCCCCTCCGGCAAGCCGTACTCGCCTTTCTGCCGGAGGTTCAACTTATCCGCGAGACGCCGCAGGAACTTCAGCGCAATGTTCGGCCTCCCAGTCCTGCTGCCCAGTGCAAGCTCTCCCTCAGCGTCGAAGAGATAGAGCGGGAAACCTGAAGCATTGTCGCGCGTGCTGACGACGCTCTTGTCCGCGAGCGTCGCAGACACCCAATGGCCATTTGTTGCCTCAGATCGATTCTTGCCGAGAGATATCAGAACTCTGTTTCTCCGGCTGCGCAGGACATTGGTTGAACTAACCGGCGCCATTTGCCAGACAAGCGTTGGGTGATAGAAAATCCAACGCCTATCGAAACAACGATATTCAATAGGCTTTATATGGGCCGATATATCATGGATTGCTGCTAGCTTTTCTCTTGCCGCATCAACGTTCCACCCTGTCTTCAACGTGATGCCGAAGTGTTCCGCCCACTTCTCGTTTGAGCCGCGAAAGGCCCTAACAGCCTTGACGTTTTCGAGAACAACAGCTTTGTCCAGATCCACAACCAAATGGTCTCGGTTGCTCGCGACGAGTGTTGAGAATCGCGGAAACACATCTGCGATGGTGAACTCGTGTTCGGTTGAGACCTTGTCGCAGCTCTCCCGATGCAGCCACCAGTCACCAGGCTTGGGCTGTGTCTCCTCCCAGCCAGAATCACTTAGCGCCAAGTCAGTGCTGAGAAGTCCGTATTTCTCTTCTCGCGTCCCGATTACCTCCCGGGAGAATGCCGGCTCCGCCGCTCCAGCCTTCGAGCGTCGTGCCACCGCGAAGGATATTGCAACTCCTTGCAGGATGTCGAAGACGTTCTCATCAGCAGCCAACCTCGCGACTCGCCGTGACTCCTCGCTGCTTCCCCAGAGGTCAAGCAGGTGTAGCTGACGAAAATGCGTCGCGAACCACTCTCTCAGTCCGACCAGAGATTCTGAGTCGAGAAACATCCGATTGGTGATCATTCCCAGCACGCCAGATCCCGGAGGGAATAGCCCGGTCGCCAACCCTAGGAATTTCACGTAGTCATCATTCAGGTTGCGCTCAAGTTGGAGGGCATTCCGAGCGCGAATCTTTTGGCCATTTGCATATCGGAACTTCTCGATGTGGGCTTTGGCCGCAGTGTTCAAGTTCATGCTGTATTGCGCATATGGTGGATTGCCAATGACCACGGTGAACCTGACGTAGCGTTTGACCTTGTTCACCGCTTCGGCTTCGTGTGCAAGCGCTGGGATCGCGAACTCGAATCGCCCCGAGAAGTCGTCTGCTGGCTCCAACGCATTCGTCAAGTAGACCCGCGCCCGCTCGTCGCTATCGAAGCGGTAGCGGGTCTCGTATAACTTGAGTCCAATCTTGAGGTGCGCAATGGCGTAGGGCGCCATCAGCAGTTCGTAGCCGTGCAGGCGGGTCAGTAGGTGCTTCGGTACGTACTCGTTCCATAGCGCGTCGATCTTCTTCTCGCCATGCCCTTGCGCCTTCCACTTGGCGACGAGCGTCTTGTGGATGAGGTCGATGGCCTCCACGAGGAAGGTGCCGGTGCCGGTGGCGGGGTCGAGGATCTGGATGAAGTCTTGGTCGGGTGAGACGCCGTCGGGGATTTTTAGATCCTTGTGGCGCTTCGCCATCTCACCCCAGGTGGCCGTGTCGGCGAGGCCATCCGCGAGGCCAAACTCGGTGCGCAACAGCTCGTCCACCGAGCGCACGATGTAGGAGACCACCGGGCGCGGCGTGTAGAAGACGCCGCGCTGCATCCGCTTCTTGGCGTCGTACTCCTTCAGGAATAGCTCGTAGAAATGGATGACCGGGTCTTCTTGCGGATTCTTGTCACCGAAGTCGAGGACGACGGCCTCCATGTTGGCATCGTCTAGCAGGTCGACTACCTCGGAGACTCCCAGCTCGTCAAAGTCAATGCCCGCACCGCCCGCCTTGCCGCGCCGCCCGCCCACCTTCAGAAAGGTTTCCATCAGCTCGCGCAGGAAGGGGTTGGTCCTCATATGGGCGGCGAAATCGTCGACCGTCTTCTTGTGCGGGTCGGCGATTCGCGCGGAGAGCAGGCCGTACGCGATCGTCTGAGCGTACATATCGGCGAAGCCGTCCGCGTCCAGGTCGTGAACGAGCGCCTCCTGAAACGCTTTCATGAGCTTCTTCAGCGAGCCGCGGTCGGTCTCGATGGCGAGGGCAGTCTTGATGCGGTCGCGGATGTCACCTGCCAACTTGGCCAGGCGAATAGAAAGTTCTTTCGAGGTAGCGACGACCTCACGGTGGCGGAGCGTGAAGGCGGCGCTCCACTGCTCACGCCAAACCTTGACGTCGTCCTCATTTTCAGGCCAAGCAAGCTTTTCGCACAGTTCCCGGGCGACGGCGTCGAGGTGCAGGTCTGTATCAAGGTTGTCCCAGCCGAGCACTTTGAGGGTCGGGAGATCATGGCCGACCCTTGCCTTCGAGAAGTGGGCGAAGGTGATTCGGCGTTCGCTACCCTCGCCGTAGTTTGAAATAAAGAGTAGGTCATCCGCAGCCCAAGCCCTGCGCTCCGCCTTGTTGGCAGAGGCGCGCTTTTTTTGTGCGACTTGGCTTAAGATGCGGCGTAGTGCGACGACAGGCAGCCTTTTGGGCTCGAACTTGATAAAGAAGATTCCCCAAGGCTGGTTTGGGGCCAGCGGGCGCAAACGTTTAATCTCCTGAATCTTGGCAGAATTCTTTTCATCGATACCCAATTCATCCGGCGTGAAATCGAAGAAGAGATCGTCAGCCTCCTCGAACGAGTCCCGGGCGATTGGCCAGCCCATTTCGTCACGCAAATATGCAATCAATTGATCAAAGCGTTTGATCTTCGCGAGTACAGCGCGGTGGTCAGTTGACATTGGCCTAGTCCTCGTTCATTTCCATCCAGCACTTGAGCATGGGTTTCACGCCAACGGGAGCATCCACTCGCTTGAGATAGGTGTTTTTGATGTGTTTGAGGACCTTGGAACGGATGCCTACGAGCGTTTCCTGCTCCATGGCGCATCGGCGCGGTGTATTTGTCTTAGAGCGGATGCTCTCGATAATCTCACCCGGTTCCTCAAGGATCATCTCGCGATTAAGGTCATAGAGATACCACCGAGTAGTCCCGGCTTCATCGGTGAACTCGTTCTTCTCCTTGTCGAGTGCTGGGAGCCCGTAACAGAGAAAGACGCCTTGCACGCCCCTCGTGAGTTTCTTGCGGCCACTGTAGATGGCACCGGGAAAGGCCCGCAGACGGGTCTCCAGCTCCGGATCGACCTGGAGCAACGCCTGGTATTCGAGGTGCATGTCCTCCACCGCGTTACGTGTGCCCTCATAGGTGTGGTTGAACTCCTTCAGCGCCTCAAAATCGTCTTCCGGCGTCAAAAGCTTTCTGCCCTCTATGCCGAGGGTCTTCGAGATCATCAGGGTCTTCCGAGTGACTGTAGCGTAAAGCGAGAGGATTCGGTTCAGCTCGTCGGGCGGCAGGAAGTTCCAGAAGCTGACTTTGCCACGGGAGTTCGCGACTTCCGGGTGGTCGGCGATAAGGCGCTTCTCGATCTCAGGGTTCATGCGCCGGTCCACGCGGCCGATGCGTTGCATCAAGCGTACGGGGTTCCAATGAATGTCGTAGTTGATCATTCTGGAAGCATCCTGGAGGTTCAACCCCTCGGACAGGACATCCGTGGAGATGAGAACGCGGGTCTCCGGGCGACCCTCTGCTGAAAGCTCGGCGGATGAGGTGCCATTATAGTAGGGTGCAAAACGCTGGATAACGTCTGCGCGGTTGGTCTTTGTGGCGCTGTCCACCTGAGCGACACCGTCAATGCCCGCGTCATCAAGCCAGCGTTTGAGGTAGCGGGCGGTGTCGGCGAACTCGGTGAAGATGAGTACCTTATGGCCGAGGAGTTCCTTCGAGTTGAGTTGACGGATCAGCTTTTGAAGCTTGTCGTCGTGGCGTGGCTCGAACTTCCGAGCTTCCTCTAGGAAATGGACGATCTGCCCGAGATCACGGAATGTCTCCGTCAACATCGCAGGGAGATCGTATTCTTTCCGATCAAGTCGTTCGACTGCGTCGAGCATTTCCTGGGGAACGAAATCGTCATCTTCCGATTCCTCGTCGCCCGTGCCCCAAAGCTCCAGTTGACGTCCAGCCGAGTAACCGAGGATCTCTCCGTTGTCTGTCTTCCAGCGCTCCAGTTTCTTCTTCTCAGTAGTGGTCTCGCTGTGAACCTCCACAAAAGCCAGCAACTTCTGCAGCAGGCGATCGCAGGAAAGCTCGAAGGCGGCGACCGAACTTTCAAAACGCTTGAGGAAGTTTGTTCGGATGAGACCGACGACCTGCTTTTGCCGGTTCTGCTCGAAGGGATCGATTTCTTGATCAGGCCCTTTGTACCAGTACAGGGGATAGTACATAGGCAGAGCAAAGAGCGGGTTCTTGCCAGCAAAGGCATTCTCGAACATGTCGAGCAGTCGACCATACGTTCGGCGGATCGAGTATGCGGCTACCTGGGGCGGCTTGCGCTCCGGAAATACAGCCGTCTTTGCGGATTCGCGGATCTGGCTTTCGCGGGCGTAGGCACGGCTTCTTTGAACCACGAGCTGACGGAAGATCTCGTCTGCGGCGAGAATTTCCTGCGCCTCATTAATATGCTCTGCGACATTGGTGATCTCATGGCTGACACGCCCGCGCAATATCTTCTCCATATTGTTGAAATGCGCGCGGAGGTTGTTCACACCAAGTGTACGAGCGAAGTAGGCTTCATCGCGCCGAGTGAAGAGTTCCGCCATATGCCGGAAATCGCTGAGGCGGTTGTTGATCGGCGTAGCGGTTAGCATGAACACAGTCTTCGGGCGCACGGCATTGTCCAAGAGATCGTAGAGCCGGTAGTAGCGCGAGGGTTCGATGCCATCTTCGGCATCGCCTTGTGAGCCCAGGTTGCGGAAATGATGCGCCTCATCGATCAAGACCACGTCGGCAAGTTCAGCGATGCGCTGAAAACGCTCCGGAAAATCGCCTTTGCGGTTCAAGTCGGTATGACTAAAGACGGCGAGGTTACTGAAGTCCGCGCTACCGCCGACACCCCCGATGTGTGGCAGCCACTCGTACAGGTGCGGTTCCCAAACACCCTCTTTGGTTGCTTTGGGAGCAAATAGGACCACCCGCTTCCCCTCGTGCAGGATGAGGCGCTCGATGAGCATCAGACCGACAAAAGTTTTGCCGAGACCAACTCCATCACAAAGGAAGGCCCCACCATGCTGGCGCGCGATCTTCATGAGCGCCCGGTAAGCTTCCTTCTGATATCGGTCGAGATGGCGAAACATCTTCGAGTGGGTTTCGTCCCATTCCGTGGCTGTCAATTCATGGCCGCGGAAGAACTCCTGCAAAGCCTTGGCGTAGACATCGAACGGTGTGTATTGGCGCGTATGGCGATCGATGGTTTCAATAACTGTTTCTGTCACCTCGGTCGCCTCATTCCAGTGGGTCTCAAACCACTCCTGGAGCTGGGCGACTTCCCGCGCACTCTGGATCTGGACGTTTAACTCGATGTTTTTCGTGAGGCCAGGTCGCGTGAAGTTGCTGGAGCCGACGAGGGCTTGCGAGCCGACCACCTCGAGTTTGGCGTGTGTGATGTAGGTTTTGGCGTGGAACTTGTCCTTGTCGTAGACGCGGCATTCGATCTGCCCGGAGCGAAGGGCCTCCAGGATCGCCGGCACGCCATGAAGGAACGGGTTAGACTCCTTGTCGGCCTCGACGCTTCCGTCGAGGATCTCCGCGGCGCGCGAGCGAACAGTCTCAAGAAGTGCCTTGCGCGTGCGCTGGGTCATCTCCGAACCCATCAAGATCCGGATCTTCTCAAGTCCTTGCCACTTCCCGTCCAAAGCCAGAAGAGCACCGATCTCGAAGAAACCGGTCGCGATGTCGAAAGCCTTGGCGATGCCCGACCATTCATCAAGATAGCGCAATCCCGTCCATCCGGAGACGCTGTTGTCGACGATGAAAAGGTCGCGGCCTTTGGATTCAACGGTCATCTTGATCTCC containing:
- a CDS encoding helicase; this translates as MTVESKGRDLFIVDNSVSGWTGLRYLDEWSGIAKAFDIATGFFEIGALLALDGKWQGLEKIRILMGSEMTQRTRKALLETVRSRAAEILDGSVEADKESNPFLHGVPAILEALRSGQIECRVYDKDKFHAKTYITHAKLEVVGSQALVGSSNFTRPGLTKNIELNVQIQSAREVAQLQEWFETHWNEATEVTETVIETIDRHTRQYTPFDVYAKALQEFFRGHELTATEWDETHSKMFRHLDRYQKEAYRALMKIARQHGGAFLCDGVGLGKTFVGLMLIERLILHEGKRVVLFAPKATKEGVWEPHLYEWLPHIGGVGGSADFSNLAVFSHTDLNRKGDFPERFQRIAELADVVLIDEAHHFRNLGSQGDAEDGIEPSRYYRLYDLLDNAVRPKTVFMLTATPINNRLSDFRHMAELFTRRDEAYFARTLGVNNLRAHFNNMEKILRGRVSHEITNVAEHINEAQEILAADEIFRQLVVQRSRAYARESQIRESAKTAVFPERKPPQVAAYSIRRTYGRLLDMFENAFAGKNPLFALPMYYPLYWYKGPDQEIDPFEQNRQKQVVGLIRTNFLKRFESSVAAFELSCDRLLQKLLAFVEVHSETTTEKKKLERWKTDNGEILGYSAGRQLELWGTGDEESEDDDFVPQEMLDAVERLDRKEYDLPAMLTETFRDLGQIVHFLEEARKFEPRHDDKLQKLIRQLNSKELLGHKVLIFTEFADTARYLKRWLDDAGIDGVAQVDSATKTNRADVIQRFAPYYNGTSSAELSAEGRPETRVLISTDVLSEGLNLQDASRMINYDIHWNPVRLMQRIGRVDRRMNPEIEKRLIADHPEVANSRGKVSFWNFLPPDELNRILSLYATVTRKTLMISKTLGIEGRKLLTPEDDFEALKEFNHTYEGTRNAVEDMHLEYQALLQVDPELETRLRAFPGAIYSGRKKLTRGVQGVFLCYGLPALDKEKNEFTDEAGTTRWYLYDLNREMILEEPGEIIESIRSKTNTPRRCAMEQETLVGIRSKVLKHIKNTYLKRVDAPVGVKPMLKCWMEMNED